The sequence TTGACTTcatattctagtagggtgaggccgggtgctgcagactgttctagtgcccttgccaatacgttgatatatgttgaagagggtgggggcttaatctgcatccctgtctcaccccacggtcctgtggaaagaaatgtttgaTTTTGCCAATTTTTAACCGTACACTTGTTTGTGGTACATGGATTttatgtatgtttttccccctgtaccactttccatcaatttgtttTGCAGACCCTCATGTCAATTGAGCCAAAggctttttgaaatcaacaaagcatgagaagacctTGCCTttgtttggtttgtttgtcaattagggtgtgcagggtgaagacgtggtctgtcgtacggtaatttggtaaaaagccaattttgacatttgctcagtacattgttttcacggAGGAAAGGTATGAGTCTGCCGTAATGATAATGCAGATGATTTCCAAGGTTGCTGATGActcatatcccacagtagttattgggttaaatttgtctccacttttgtggattggggtgatcagccCTTAGTTCCAAATATcagggaagatgccagagctaaggatgttagttttagtatagccaattgaatattttatcatttcattgaggatactatcaacaccacaggctttttgggttggagggtttgttgATTTTGTCCTGTACATTAAAATGTAATTGGATAAtgcagtgggttctggtagtctttaatagttgattctaatattttgtatttgatcatgtatatattTTTCCTATTTGGTTCTCTGTTATAGGGGCCCAAaaatattggagaagtggtttaacccatacatctccatttggatagataattcttcgtgttgagtcttcaattacattgagatAATTTCTGACGTGCTcttctttttccatagtgtatgtctgtattgttttaggtgattcaccatagtgactGTGTAGACTTAGGTTTTCTGGgcctctatgtttttggttggatagtttactctttctttctttaggttttttgcattcttcatcaaaccatttcattgttgttaattttcttcttcggttttctgtttcattttttTTGATTGGATAGGGAAGCTGAGAAGTCAAATATTCCATTTAGATTTTCTTCTGCCTTGTTTACACCTTCGCTATTatagtggaacgttttgtccaggaagttgtctaaaagggattgaatttgttgttgccaaaTAGTTTTTTTGGGTACGTTTCCTTCcgtctatagcatttcttaatattatttcTCTGCTCTGAGTTTTCTTTCACTGTACTGTCTTAATTTTGATCCCTGCTGTGCAGCAGGAATGCAAACTTgaagtgtattcaaggtttaaaaaggcttcaaaACTTAATTTCCACTAatgtgtatcaaaaatatatcaacccctactaaaatgtccattaattatcaTCCACCTAATAATTCATATGCTCATTATTTCCTGCTGTGaggaaactggtcaaattaaaatATTTAATCTGCAAATCTACTTTCTATTGCTTCCTTCTGTGTCCTCTCAGTCCATCCTCTCCCAAAGACTCTAAGCATCTTACATTATGTAATAGGATTTTTCTTGTTTTCCAGTTTGTAAGAGCTGCATCATCCAGCACTTTGAAGACAGTAATGACTGTCCCAAATGTGGCATTCAAGTCCACGAAACGAACCCTCTAGAGATGCTAAGGTACGGCACATACAAATGTAGTCCTCCACTAGGTCTGAACCATCTGACAAACACAAGCTAACAGCAAACATTTAGCCTTCACTTTGCTTTGAATACTGCAAGTGCACTGTCAACACAAACCACTGCTTCCTCTTTATCTTTACCCTTCCTCTCACATCTTCACTGATCCTCTCCTTCTTCTGAGGTTGGACAATACTCTTGAGGAAATCATTTTCAAGCTTGTGCCTGGATTACGAGAAAGTGAGTTCTCGTCAACTAGGAAAAACCAAGATATATTTCTTAATGATATCCCAGTCAAAGTCAATCATTTCAGTCACTCTTTGGGGGAGTCATTAGATGTAGTGGGACTGAAATGACCTTGTATATCCTCTTTTCTTTATGATTGTGTGTTGACCAGAAGAGGGACAGCAGGAGATTGATTTCTGGAGGAAGAATAAGTCAAAAGAAAATTCACAAGGTATGGGATTAGTCTCAATTAACAAGGTCACTCCTTACAAATTGTGCTGGGTCTTACTGTAAAATGtaataagtaagtatttcacatTAGTAGAGTAAATCATATatactctgaacaaaaatataaatgcaacatcaaATTTGATTTGCCACAAGCCGTATACAaacagaccttaccgtgaaattaagaaaaaatttactaaataaactaaagaataaaagtaacacaggacaataacgaggctatatacagagggtaccggtaccagtcaatgtgcgggggtacaggttagtcgaggtaatttgtacatgtagttaggggtaaagttactatgcatagataataatagtAAAACAGCAACAattcagttcatataaggaaatgtgCCAATTGAAATAATGAATTGGGCCATAATCTAGGGATTTCACAAttactgagaatacagatatgcatctgttggacacaaaaaaagtaggggcgtggatcaaaaAACCAgttcagtgtctggtgtgaccaccatttgcctcacgcagcacgacacatctccttcgcatagagttgatcaggctgttgaatgTGTCCTGTGT comes from Salmo trutta chromosome 18, fSalTru1.1, whole genome shotgun sequence and encodes:
- the LOC115152822 gene encoding polycomb group RING finger protein 5-B, with protein sequence MATRRTPLVQTSLVKDFNHFITCYLCRGYLIKPTTVTECLHTFCKSCIIQHFEDSNDCPKCGIQVHETNPLEMLRLDNTLEEIIFKLVPGLREKEGQQEIDFWRKNKSKENSQGDSRGSKKLGLSDEDGG